The genomic segment cagaaaggctgagggagTGAGTATTGTTAACGTGTGTTAGACGTGCTGCCTGCTCCTTTTTAGTCTGTCTGTAAAGCACATGCCAAATGCAAGCTCTTAGGTCTGCTACCACATTGATGTGGCTGTCATCTGTTGAATGTAGAACTGGATTTGTCCAGTTTCAAAGCATTTGTAGACAGCTTAAGGTAAACCCTGCCTTAGCAACTAGAACACTTCAACATTACATCTGAGACTTGCATCACTTTCTCCTCCCCACCCAGGTGCAGGATTTGTCTCCTGAAGAAACACGTGTACCATTAAAGCATGCTTGATCACATTATCCATGCAAACCAGAGGGTGTTTTGGAACCTTCTGGCCTCAATTTTTCCCTCTGTCAGTTTTAGTCTTTTGACAAGATTCAAGATTTGTTTCAAGCAGGACAGCAGTAACTAATACCCGTGCTGTCACAGCTCACTGACTTCATAACAAATAATGAAACTTTCTTTCAGCATCAGCTTTTGGCAGTTCTCAATTACTAGATTCCATGTTTGAAGAATGGTCAGCAGTGAACAGCCCCACATACCTGTGGATGTCTTGGGTGCCCAGAAGCTGCTGTACCTGCTCAGTCACGTTCTTATTAATGATGTCACACAGTTTCCCAACAGTATCCACTACCACAGTGGGTGGAGCTGAACTGTCTGTGGAAAAACACACACCTCATGATTCTTGTAACACTAATAACAGGGAACTATTTTAGACACAGTTGAATTCTTGCAGGTGCAcagattttatttggttttcatGGATCTGGGCCTACACATTCCATCattcagagaaaacagaatgCCTGTGGTCAGCTAGGAATGGGGATTCTCTCACTAAGCCTTTAGTGGCTAAAAAATttttggcagagctgtgtgttcACAGCAGAGAGGGTACTGAAGTGCATCATTGCAATGTCAGTGGAAATCAGCCAACTGAGATTATATATATAGAGCAGTTATTTAGTTTCTTGTGACACAGCAGACACATTATAGGGGCTAGGCCAATAAGGAACCTGCTTAACAAACGTTTTGGTGACACCCAGAACTTGTTTGGGTATTGAATTTTAACCAGTCTGTAGCACTGTGACTGAAAGTGGCAGCCTCCTtgtccttttcttcctcagtttcAGAACTAGGCTTGGACAAGGCATCCTCTGAGCTGCAGTTATTAGAGGGAGGCCAGGTTTCCTCATCTCCCATGCTGGCTGCTTGGAACACTGCTTCCCTCCTTGAAGGAGGCTCAGCAGCCCAGGAGCCTTGCTCTGGGGCTGGACATCCTACAGCCCAGCACAACCTTTTAacccagaagcagcagcagctgctgctctacAGAAGTTCCCACCAGAAGGGAAATAACCAACTACACCTTTGAGTACTGACAGTTTTGACATTCAACAACTTTGAAAACTTGAAAAACTTTTGGTTTTTAAGTTTAGCAGCGTAAGATGGAACTTACTGAGGATTACACCTGAATAAATTACTGAATAGAAATCTGTATCCAAGgctgaattattttcttgcttAAACTTGTTATCTTTCAAGTGAAGAATGAACAACAATTATGAAGTCacctcactgaaaaaaaaaaagctttgtggaaaaaaataaaaattctatttcccCTGTTACTCCCTTCTTCTGCCTCCCTGCTATTCCTCAGCAACTGCTAAAGGATTAAAAATAATGGAGATTTTCTATTTCAACAGTTAATTCACaggaacatatttttattttcccagtgaAGGAAACACCTGGTTCATTCATTTCCCAACATTTTTTTCTACGAAGGTCAGCTTTTCACCTATCTTCTTTCTTTGGAATGGTGTGAACAAGAAGCAGTCTTTACCTAGTTCCAGGAGCTCATGGAGATTCCTCATGGCGTTGGTCATTTCCTCCAGCTTTATGTAAACCTCATTCATCCGTGGATAAACACCATTCAGAGAATTCACATCAAACAACTTCTGGAAGTGAGACACTATGGCAGATAGGGCCTGCACAGACTGTGTCTGGCTGTTCTGGAGCAAGCAGGAAGAACTCATCAATGGTACTGCTTAACAAGGCAAGGATGCTTTTAGCTGGGAAACATTCTTAAAACCAGTCAGAAGAACAGGTGTAACTTCCCTTATGAAATCTCAGcgtttaaaatatttttaaatctgaagACATAGTTTCAACAGCTTTCAGGCACAAAACTACACCAAACTCAAAATACTCATTTGAAAGCTTTCTTCTCTGTTGCTGAGAGAAGCATTTTTGTATTCTCAGCCCTGAGAGACAGAACAGGATAACTCCTGAGGCTACAGGGCAATGCAAATTCACTGCTGGTCAAGTGCCTTTGATTAAAGCAGCCTTCCCCAAGGTGAAGTTATCCATTATGCTAAAACAATCTTTGACTATTGAATGTCTTCAAACAGGTATTTCTTAAATGCTGCAAGCCTTTCAAATGCACCAATCTAATCACtgtgaaaaatgcatttaagaATTCCACAGTAACTTGTGATTATAAACCTCTGGtaaaaaataccttttccttATGTTCTAATTCTTCCAAAATTGCATCTACTATCAACTGAAGGTCTTCAACTCGAATGGAttctctgttttcctgtggATCTTTAGTGTTCCAAGGCAGCAATTCCAGAGACAGTTTTCTCAAGGACCTATGCAAATCCTTTTAAAAGAAGGGAGGGGAGCCAacttattttagaaagaaacaggcatttttcagtttctcataTGCAGTAACATTCCAGCACTGAAGAGGTtaaggttttaattttcattaatttaagGACAGTGTCTTGCTGACATTCTTTGACTTGAAAAGAACAGagtaaaaaatattatatttgcTATGTATTACAGTTTCATTGAAATAGGAAGTATTGGTCACAAAGAGTTTGGCTTTAAACAAAACTATTTCACTTAAACTTTGGATCAAAAAGTCACTGTTCTGTTCTGGTCAgacaaaaggaaggaagagaatgCACCACCATTAATGTATGAAGTCCAGACTCTAGAACTTAAGGTTCTTCTCAGAGACTCggttaataaaataaaataaaagatttaCACAGAGAAGTATCTCTGGTACATATTTCACATGGACAGCAGATTATTTGTAAAATGTAACAGCAAGCCAGGCAATAACAAAAGCTACACACAAAAGCCTCCACACCTACACAtagggagggatggaggagtGCAGAGCAGATGAAAGGAAGACCAAGAAACAGAGTACAACAACGTGCTGTTACCTTTAGGGCTATGAGCTGATCTGCCCACATTTCTATGGTGAGTGGAAGGTGCTCAAATCCACATCCCTGTCCATTCTCTTTAATGGAATTTTGCACTGGCCCTTTGTTGCTGGGCCGGAATATTAATGGAGGAGCTCTTGAGCTTCGCAAAATAGAATCAATACGGGACAAAACCttcaacaaataaaaaatgttattgCTCAAATAGGTTTGATGGTTTGTAATAAAATCCCTCTCTATCACAGTCATGATTGCCTAAAATGAAGTCATAAATAGGTTCAACATTACTATTGATGAATTTTACACATGCAGTCAACATGCAATAAACTCAAAGATTTCAACATACACTAGCTAGAAGATATGTAAAAAAAGGGCAAGTATATACCTCCCTTTGAGGAATAGTTAACATTTATCCACCTGAGGCATTGTAATGCCCTCAGTTTACAGTTTGCTAAGTTTTATCATATTTaggctttttaattaaaaggaaaataaaggccACTATCATAGAAGATCTTGAACAAATCCCCTGCCCTGAACAGACTTCAGCTAAATCATATTTACCAGCCTAGTGTCTGCTTCCTTGCTGTGTTTTCAGGTAGTTTACACTCAGACAGAACAAGAACCAGCCTACATTGACTGCCAAATCCAGAACATGACTCATCTTGCACAGAGGATTTAACAGGCATTCTTAGCCTCAGTCCAGCACGCTCCAGTTGACACAGCTAAACAGAACACGTGTAATGTTTCATTGTGACAGTGCTAGAAATATGCAGAACAGATATAATTTGAGTACCTGCAAGTATTGCTGGCAAGCTACCTGCAGCTGATCCACTCCTGCAACTCTCCCAgagtctttcttttcttctcttttttcttcagtcCTGCTCCCTGAAGATCTGCACAAAAATACACACAGTGGGTCACACAAGCAGCCCTAGCAGGAGGTATCACCTTTTCACTTGATGGAAGAACCAGGTGTGTAGCACTTATATTTGCACCTACAAAGTAAAATCCATGTTATGATGCTGGCCAATAGAATTCCCTCAGACCCAAGCAGCACAGACTGACAACACAATACGTAATGCAAATATCATTAATTTAACAagtctccaggctgaggctttGCCAGAGTGCTTGCTGATTTAGAAGAGACACCACCAGTTTTTCTATTGCTAGAGTTCTACTATGGCTGAAAACTTAAAATCCAGAATTTTACTCTAAAGGTTCAAATTCCAAGCTCAGTTATTATCTGCTTCTGCATCTATCCTGGCTAATTATACAAAGCTCACTATTACATACCTACTGCACTAGAATAGACCATTTAAATATACACAACatgtacatttattttaaagtttaagTGATAGTCTTTTCAGGCTATAAAATATTTAGCATTCAGTATACACATGGAAAATGTCTAGGTGAAATTACAGATAAAAACACTTTGTTAGTACTGGATCTTTTATATCTTCTGTGTATTTTCTtagcaatatttaaaaaaataaaccagtcaATTTCTAAGAATAAGGTGGACATAACTTCAGTAACTGCAATACCTTGCCAACTCACACTTTCACATTCATAATCCATAATGAAACCAGTAGCTTCCTTTACAGCTAATGGAAGCAGCAAACACCACAGATGGCCCTGTAAATATTGCCAGCAAAAGAACTCAAATCAAATCCAGAAggacaaaatgaaataaaaaaccccacactgcTGTGCCCCCATTTGGAGACCCTGCCATCATTTCAGAATTACAGAGGGCTTTAGAGGTCCAGCAGCACTTGCTGCCCATAGCCAGGCTCCAAAGAATGCTGATAAGGCACATGCTCTATAAGCTACTCTTCACATTACGGGTTTCAGAGTAACTGCCTTCAGAAGTCCAGAGGATTCATGAAAGTCTCTGAAAGAATATACTTACtggggagttttcttcaaagtTTTTTGTAGTTTCTTCACTTGGTGCTTGTAAAATTTTAACTCCTGTGCAGATGGCCTGCCAGAAAGAAAAAGCACGATATTATATGTCTTGCATTGGAAAGTATCTATAAAATTCATCCAagcaaaaaaggaagaaagcttTGCCAGTGCCAAAACATCATTCTGGAAATGAATTTCTGCTACATCTCTGCATGACAACAGCAATAAAGAGCAAACTAACCATTATCAGCTTAGGCTATTAACAGTGTAGGGAGAAGAGTGTGGCTGTTGctgccatttctcatttttttaattacagattCCACACCTCATTTTTACAGTTGCTGGTGCTTTGTAAAGCAAAGTCCACTGAAATGGCCTTACAAAGGATGATACTTATCCCTTCTCACCTTATTTCCAAATCTTTCTTGAGACTTATATTTTCAAGCAAAAGCTGTTCCTTCTTGGCTTTTGTTTCAGTGAGTTGCTTCTGGAAAGACTGCAACACAGACTGGGTTATTTCTTTTACTGCACTCATTTCATAATGAACAAGCTTCAACACTTTAAAGCATGTACATGTTAAGAAGGGCTCCCAATTATTTGGACAGCAAAACAGCATGGATGAGGAATCAGATGATTGAGACCAAGAGCCTGGTGCAGTAGACCCCAGGTGGAGCACTGTGACTAAGGAGGTCTATGCAACCAACCCTCAGCAGACCCACATTTTGCTGAATCTTTGCACAAGGACAGGGAATTCTGCCCACAGAGGTTACAAGTTCAGAAGAAGAACAAGTGAGAGCAATCAAACATTTATGTTTCTAAGTGGCTTTTCAAGGGTTACCACTGAGAGGTCTGCACTGGCTTATTCTTGGCAGTTCCATACCATGAGTAGTGCTTTGTAATTAGGAGTAGCATCTAGATTTAAGAACTCGTCCTTGTTTTCTACTTCTCTCTGCACTTCGTCTTCATCTTTTTTATATTGCCtgttgggaaaaataaatttgttcaGCTTACTGCAGTTCCATTAGCTCAAAAATGTAAGTTGGTTTAGTTAGCAGTTATGTATGATAAAAATGTTTCCATAAACTACAAAGTAAATAGAATAGAAATTCTTCTCTAAGATCCATGCTCTAATTTCTGGGAAAGCTGTTTCATATGCTAATGAAGTGCACTTATCCACAAGAGAAACTCCAGTACAAGGAAATCCCTTTTCAGTTTTCTCAATGTTAATCTCAAATTATAGGAATGTCTCAGGTATCTGTCTGTTACTTTGTGCCCTGCAGGCTCTGAGATAGAGCTGAAAACCTTTTGTTTTGGGAGATCAATCAGCTGAGCACAGTTAATGCAGTAATTCTGCCTGTGAACCATggcaaaaaagaaagggaaagaaaaaaaaaaaagaaagacagacTTATTGTTCAAGTATCTGACTACACCAAACCTCCTAACTGTCCTGGCTTCCTGACTGAGAAGCTGCTTAGCCTGATGAACAGTTAtcccctggaaaaatccaaatttccATGACCATTACAACCCTTTGCTATTTTTTACATGCTAGTGATACCTGGAGCACAGAATATTTACCACTATAAGATTTAAGAA from the Poecile atricapillus isolate bPoeAtr1 chromosome 5, bPoeAtr1.hap1, whole genome shotgun sequence genome contains:
- the CEP70 gene encoding centrosomal protein of 70 kDa isoform X2 — encoded protein: MEQSMKPQSRRHLPEGSARGGAAAPRQEKTEWENLNKVLLRHGLKPVSLAAPQSCRDTSNMIVLDHQSSQGIRLALKTLVEDTERQQKVMQGLMEANRCLRNVVRLEQGRASRQEQRANDLENVVKNIKAKICQLEDETIAKACQQQNQVKELQKEQQASWVKYQQQQEKLQEQEETIAHLQKELSRIGRQEQQRVTTQNKRFCQFCKRAPKSLLDQQQYKKDEDEVQREVENKDEFLNLDATPNYKALLMSFQKQLTETKAKKEQLLLENISLKKDLEIRPSAQELKFYKHQVKKLQKTLKKTPQSSGSRTEEKREEKKDSGRVAGVDQLQVACQQYLQVLSRIDSILRSSRAPPLIFRPSNKGPVQNSIKENGQGCGFEHLPLTIEMWADQLIALKDLHRSLRKLSLELLPWNTKDPQENRESIRVEDLQLIVDAILEELEHKEKNSQTQSVQALSAIVSHFQKLFDVNSLNGVYPRMNEVYIKLEEMTNAMRNLHELLELDSSAPPTVVVDTVGKLCDIINKNVTEQVQQLLGTQDIHSIINKLEEHECFFPPFQALIQDLLCLLEISNVDDILPAVQNLKWGAAYG
- the CEP70 gene encoding centrosomal protein of 70 kDa isoform X1 is translated as MEQSMKPQSRRHLPEGSARGGAAAPRQEKTEWENLNKVLLRHGLKPVSLAAPQSCRDTSNMIVLDHQSSQGIRLALKTLVEDTERQQKVMQGLMEANRCLRNVVRLEQGRASRQEQRANDLENVVKNIKAKICQLEDETIAKACQQQNQVKELQKEQQASWVKYQQQQEKLQEQEETIAHLQKELSRIGRQEQQRVTTQNKRFCQFCKRAPKSLLDQQYLCLIDYYESQISQIKKKLRQYKKDEDEVQREVENKDEFLNLDATPNYKALLMSFQKQLTETKAKKEQLLLENISLKKDLEIRPSAQELKFYKHQVKKLQKTLKKTPQSSGSRTEEKREEKKDSGRVAGVDQLQVACQQYLQVLSRIDSILRSSRAPPLIFRPSNKGPVQNSIKENGQGCGFEHLPLTIEMWADQLIALKDLHRSLRKLSLELLPWNTKDPQENRESIRVEDLQLIVDAILEELEHKEKNSQTQSVQALSAIVSHFQKLFDVNSLNGVYPRMNEVYIKLEEMTNAMRNLHELLELDSSAPPTVVVDTVGKLCDIINKNVTEQVQQLLGTQDIHSIINKLEEHECFFPPFQALIQDLLCLLEISNVDDILPAVQNLKWGAAYG
- the CEP70 gene encoding centrosomal protein of 70 kDa isoform X3; the encoded protein is MAEQEKTEWENLNKVLLRHGLKPVSLAAPQSCRDTSNMIVLDHQSSQGIRLALKTLVEDTERQQKVMQGLMEANRCLRNVVRLEQGRASRQEQRANDLENVVKNIKAKICQLEDETIAKACQQQNQVKELQKEQQASWVKYQQQQEKLQEQEETIAHLQKELSRIGRQEQQRVTTQNKRFCQFCKRAPKSLLDQQYLCLIDYYESQISQIKKKLRQYKKDEDEVQREVENKDEFLNLDATPNYKALLMSFQKQLTETKAKKEQLLLENISLKKDLEIRPSAQELKFYKHQVKKLQKTLKKTPQSSGSRTEEKREEKKDSGRVAGVDQLQVACQQYLQVLSRIDSILRSSRAPPLIFRPSNKGPVQNSIKENGQGCGFEHLPLTIEMWADQLIALKDLHRSLRKLSLELLPWNTKDPQENRESIRVEDLQLIVDAILEELEHKEKNSQTQSVQALSAIVSHFQKLFDVNSLNGVYPRMNEVYIKLEEMTNAMRNLHELLELDSSAPPTVVVDTVGKLCDIINKNVTEQVQQLLGTQDIHSIINKLEEHECFFPPFQALIQDLLCLLEISNVDDILPAVQNLKWGAAYG